Proteins from one Lonchura striata isolate bLonStr1 chromosome 6, bLonStr1.mat, whole genome shotgun sequence genomic window:
- the GAL gene encoding galanin peptides isoform X2 — translation MQRCTAFLLLALILCAALSETLGLVFSAKDKRGWTLNSAGYLLGPHAVDNHRSFNDKHGFTGKREVPPDEDIKAGNLGRPLADENIVRTVIEFLTYLHLKEVGALDKLPTPEEVNQS, via the exons ATGCAGAGGTGCACCGCTTTCCTGCTTCTGGCTTTAATCCTCTGTGCCGCCCTCTCGGAAACACTCGGGCTGGTTTTCTCA gCGAAAGACAAAAGGGGTTGGACTTTGAATAGTGCTGGTTATCTACTCGGGCCAC ATGCAGTAGATAACCACAGATCTTTTAATGACAAGCATGGTTTCACTGGTAAACGTGAAGTACCACCCGATGAGGATATTAAAGCAG GGAACCTTGGAAGACCCCTGGCTGATGAAAACATTGTGCGCACAGTAATTGAATTCTTGACTTACTTGCATCTGAAAG aggTGGGAGCACTTGACAAGCTACCTACACCAGAGGAAGTGAACCAGTCTTGA
- the GAL gene encoding galanin peptides isoform X1, whose translation MQRCTAFLLLALILCAALSETLGLVFSAKDKRGWTLNSAGYLLGPHAVDNHRSFNDKHGFTGKREVPPDEDIKAGNEGNLGRPLADENIVRTVIEFLTYLHLKEVGALDKLPTPEEVNQS comes from the exons ATGCAGAGGTGCACCGCTTTCCTGCTTCTGGCTTTAATCCTCTGTGCCGCCCTCTCGGAAACACTCGGGCTGGTTTTCTCA gCGAAAGACAAAAGGGGTTGGACTTTGAATAGTGCTGGTTATCTACTCGGGCCAC ATGCAGTAGATAACCACAGATCTTTTAATGACAAGCATGGTTTCACTGGTAAACGTGAAGTACCACCCGATGAGGATATTAAAGCAGGTAATGAAG GGAACCTTGGAAGACCCCTGGCTGATGAAAACATTGTGCGCACAGTAATTGAATTCTTGACTTACTTGCATCTGAAAG aggTGGGAGCACTTGACAAGCTACCTACACCAGAGGAAGTGAACCAGTCTTGA